A genome region from Candidatus Schekmanbacteria bacterium includes the following:
- a CDS encoding ABC transporter permease, whose protein sequence is MWNRIFTVIKKELKQIRRSPELIRILLIAPIMQLIVFGYAATLDICKVKTVVTDRDNTKLSRQYRRKLFSNIYFIRAADFEKKDDKDIYLDKGLAKVSVEIPKNFAFDIHRNRTASIQMLIDGVDSNYARIVESYASEITRNFSSLILKSKIRKSELLSENILYSHLKDTKGQLIDVKEEVLFNPELESKNFMIPAILVMILLVTTMLLSSVAVVKEKELQTFEQIVATPLSAFELLAGKLLPFVLIGIFEASLILTVSLFWFNVPLRGSIFLLYLLTFLFLFTTLGFGTLISVFSNSQHQAMMTSFLIMMPSVILSGMIFPISNMPKWIQLITYIIPARYFVEIARGIMLKGANASDLSFQIEALAILGLFIFTTAVFLFGREVK, encoded by the coding sequence ATGTGGAATAGGATTTTTACGGTCATAAAGAAAGAATTGAAGCAAATAAGACGAAGCCCTGAACTGATTAGAATCCTCCTTATTGCTCCAATAATGCAGTTAATCGTCTTTGGATATGCCGCCACTCTTGATATTTGCAAAGTCAAGACTGTTGTCACAGACAGGGACAATACCAAATTGTCTCGTCAATATAGGAGAAAACTTTTTTCTAACATTTATTTCATAAGGGCTGCAGATTTTGAGAAAAAAGATGATAAAGATATCTATCTTGATAAAGGGTTAGCGAAAGTATCGGTAGAAATTCCAAAGAATTTTGCTTTTGACATTCACAGAAACAGAACGGCTTCAATACAGATGTTGATAGATGGTGTGGATTCAAATTATGCTCGTATTGTTGAAAGCTATGCATCGGAGATAACTCGAAATTTTTCATCCTTGATTCTAAAATCAAAAATAAGAAAATCAGAGCTTTTATCAGAAAATATTCTCTACTCTCATTTGAAGGATACGAAGGGACAGTTGATAGATGTGAAGGAAGAAGTTTTATTCAACCCAGAGCTTGAAAGCAAAAACTTTATGATACCTGCCATTCTTGTTATGATTCTTTTAGTGACTACGATGCTTCTTTCTTCAGTCGCAGTGGTTAAAGAAAAAGAACTTCAAACATTTGAACAAATTGTGGCGACTCCATTGAGTGCTTTTGAGCTTCTTGCAGGCAAGCTTCTTCCTTTCGTATTAATAGGAATCTTTGAGGCATCTCTCATTTTGACGGTTTCTCTCTTTTGGTTCAATGTGCCTTTACGAGGCAGTATTTTCCTTCTTTACCTTCTGACATTTCTCTTCCTTTTTACTACTCTCGGCTTTGGCACGCTTATTTCGGTATTTTCAAATTCTCAGCATCAGGCGATGATGACTTCATTTTTAATAATGATGCCTTCCGTTATATTGTCAGGAATGATTTTCCCAATAAGTAATATGCCTAAATGGATACAGTTGATAACCTATATAATTCCTGCCCGTTATTTCGTTGAGATAGCCCGCGGCATTATGCTGAAAGGCGCAAACGCAAGCGATTTGTCATTTCAGATTGAAGCACTTGCCATTCTTGGACTTTTTATATTTACAACAGCTGTTTTTCTTTTTGGGCGGGAGGTGAAATAG
- a CDS encoding ABC transporter permease, giving the protein MKKILPVARKEFIHIIRDFRTLFIAIVNPAFILILFVFALKFDVSNVNYAVFDFDNSQLSRRLIRHFEKSGYFNAHIEARNLKEAEKMLKRGDINMILVIRKNFEREIHRGNAADVALIIDGADNNTANQVRGYANKIIAVFSSKYLAKYIQNNFPFRISTINPISDETRIYYNQSLDSRYFFIPGLIAIILLVGTAMLTSVTLVKEREVGTIEGLMASPLTRNEIVLGKTLPFCAIAMINLFTVMAVSFLLFRMPFRGNFLEFLFICALFILLALSIGIMISAFAKSQQTAWLLSLLGTMLPSFLLSGFVFPIELMPRWLQFITLFVPARYFIPIMRGLFLKGVHLSYFYGEIAILILMMIICFTISTLRFRKVVD; this is encoded by the coding sequence ATGAAGAAGATATTACCTGTTGCCCGCAAAGAGTTTATTCATATTATTCGCGATTTTAGAACTCTCTTTATTGCTATTGTAAATCCTGCCTTTATTCTAATCCTTTTTGTTTTTGCCCTTAAATTTGATGTTTCCAATGTAAATTATGCGGTATTCGATTTTGACAATTCTCAGCTTTCTCGCCGCCTCATAAGACACTTTGAAAAATCAGGATACTTTAATGCCCATATTGAAGCAAGAAATCTCAAGGAAGCAGAGAAGATGCTTAAACGGGGCGATATAAATATGATACTTGTCATAAGGAAAAATTTTGAAAGAGAAATACATCGAGGCAATGCGGCAGATGTTGCATTGATAATCGATGGCGCTGACAATAATACAGCAAATCAGGTAAGAGGATATGCAAATAAAATAATAGCTGTTTTTTCGTCAAAGTATCTTGCTAAGTATATTCAAAATAATTTTCCATTTAGAATTTCAACGATAAACCCTATCAGTGATGAAACGCGCATATACTACAATCAATCATTAGATAGCAGATATTTTTTTATCCCGGGGCTGATTGCAATCATCTTACTTGTAGGTACAGCTATGCTTACATCTGTTACATTGGTTAAAGAAAGAGAGGTTGGCACTATTGAAGGTTTGATGGCTTCTCCTCTTACTCGAAACGAAATAGTGCTCGGGAAAACGCTTCCATTTTGCGCAATAGCAATGATTAATCTTTTTACTGTGATGGCTGTGTCTTTCCTTCTTTTTAGAATGCCTTTTAGAGGGAATTTTTTAGAATTCTTATTTATATGTGCTTTATTTATCCTTTTAGCCTTGTCCATAGGAATAATGATTTCTGCCTTTGCCAAGTCCCAACAGACAGCTTGGCTTTTGAGTTTGCTTGGGACAATGCTTCCGTCTTTTTTGCTTTCAGGGTTTGTTTTCCCAATTGAATTGATGCCTCGATGGCTGCAATTCATAACCCTTTTTGTGCCAGCTAGGTATTTTATACCGATTATGAGAGGACTTTTCTTGAAGGGCGTGCATTTGTCGTACTTTTATGGGGAAATAGCTATTTTAATTCTTATGATGATAATTTGTTTTACAATAAGCACATTGAGATTCAGAAAGGTTGTTGATTAA
- the hisC gene encoding histidinol-phosphate transaminase yields the protein MSRKIARNEILSLKPYKAQQRDYPVVLDANESPYPLPANIKNAIEKNIDSIAFNRYPDPEGKRLKTLLSKFHNVDVENIVLGNGSDELILYLICAFSQRGYKVLYPVPTFSMYGIISQSLGQKKIEIPLNEKFDIDDERIIETAKKQKVSLIFFSYPNNPTGNCFSKKKIINILDNYDGITVIDEAYGDFSGKSFLNLVPKYKNLIISKTFSKIGLSSLRLGYLIANRDIAEIVEKVRLPFNVNSFSQGCGEIFLQKRKTVNKLIKKIINGRKFLYEELKKIKSLKVFPSEANFILFKAKDNSDAIHNELKKRGISIRNLNNPGLLQDCLRVTVGTEKENRLFVKELKLIIKKLS from the coding sequence ATGAGCAGAAAGATAGCAAGAAACGAAATATTATCATTGAAACCTTACAAAGCACAGCAGCGTGATTATCCAGTTGTTTTAGATGCTAATGAAAGCCCCTACCCCTTGCCTGCAAACATAAAAAATGCAATAGAAAAAAATATCGATTCAATTGCATTCAACCGCTATCCAGACCCTGAAGGGAAAAGGCTCAAAACCCTTCTTTCAAAATTCCATAATGTTGATGTTGAAAATATTGTCCTTGGCAACGGCTCTGATGAATTAATTTTATACCTAATCTGCGCATTTTCACAGCGTGGTTACAAAGTGCTTTATCCCGTGCCTACCTTTTCCATGTACGGAATTATATCCCAATCTCTTGGACAGAAGAAAATTGAAATACCATTGAATGAAAAGTTCGATATCGATGATGAAAGGATAATCGAAACAGCAAAAAAACAAAAAGTATCACTAATTTTTTTCAGTTATCCAAATAATCCTACAGGAAACTGTTTCTCAAAGAAAAAAATAATCAATATCCTTGACAACTATGATGGTATAACCGTTATTGACGAAGCATATGGAGATTTTTCAGGAAAATCATTTCTCAACCTTGTACCAAAATACAAAAACCTAATCATCTCTAAGACATTTTCAAAAATAGGATTGAGCAGTCTTCGTTTGGGGTATTTAATCGCCAACAGAGATATTGCAGAAATCGTTGAGAAGGTGCGGCTTCCCTTCAATGTAAATTCCTTTTCTCAAGGGTGCGGCGAAATCTTTCTGCAGAAAAGAAAAACAGTAAACAAATTGATCAAAAAAATAATCAATGGAAGAAAATTTCTTTATGAAGAATTGAAAAAAATTAAGAGTCTTAAAGTGTTTCCTTCTGAGGCAAACTTCATTCTTTTCAAGGCAAAAGACAACTCAGATGCCATTCATAATGAATTGAAGAAGAGAGGTATTTCAATTAGAAATCTCAATAATCCCGGCTTGCTTCAAGATTGTTTAAGGGTTACTGTTGGTACAGAAAAAGAAAACCGCTTATTTGTAAAAGAGCTCAAACTCATCATCAAAAAACTCTCATAA
- a CDS encoding ABC transporter ATP-binding protein codes for MSVIETIKLRKVYEKNIVAVDSLTINIPQGEIFGLLGPNGAGKSTTIKMLCGIVNPTSGEGRVLGFDLIKQREKIKKNIGYMSQRFGLYDDLTVYENVNFYANIYMSSKKDAEKNTNNVIEHFGFEKYKNTLAANLSGGWKQRLALACAVVHKPKLLFLDEPTAGVDPVSRRIIWDYLYDINSTGTTLFVTTHYMEEAERCSRIGFISNGILLACDNPSELKKTSLPYKIFSLKSDSLTKMFSLIKDFPEIKDANIYGDSIHIILEDSESRVDGLISKLKEHNIRLTNIEEISPSIEDIFVHLTKR; via the coding sequence ATGTCCGTCATTGAAACAATAAAACTAAGAAAAGTTTATGAGAAGAATATTGTTGCTGTAGATTCCCTTACAATAAATATTCCACAGGGAGAGATTTTTGGGCTTTTAGGTCCAAACGGCGCAGGCAAAAGTACAACGATAAAAATGCTTTGCGGAATTGTAAATCCAACTTCAGGGGAAGGAAGAGTTTTAGGTTTTGATTTAATTAAGCAAAGAGAGAAGATTAAGAAGAATATCGGATATATGTCTCAACGATTCGGGCTTTATGATGATTTGACCGTCTATGAGAATGTCAATTTCTATGCGAATATCTATATGTCATCAAAGAAAGATGCAGAAAAAAACACCAATAATGTGATTGAGCATTTTGGATTTGAAAAATATAAAAATACACTTGCCGCAAATCTTTCGGGCGGATGGAAACAGCGCCTTGCCCTTGCCTGCGCTGTGGTACATAAACCGAAACTTCTTTTTTTAGATGAGCCTACAGCAGGAGTCGACCCTGTTTCGAGGCGTATAATTTGGGATTATCTCTATGATATAAATAGCACAGGCACTACTCTTTTTGTTACTACCCATTATATGGAAGAAGCAGAAAGATGTTCAAGGATTGGATTTATAAGTAATGGCATATTGCTTGCTTGTGACAATCCATCAGAATTAAAAAAGACTTCCCTCCCTTATAAAATCTTTTCATTGAAATCTGACTCGCTGACGAAGATGTTTTCTCTAATCAAGGATTTTCCGGAAATCAAGGATGCTAACATTTACGGTGATTCTATCCATATAATTTTGGAAGATTCTGAAAGCAGGGTAGATGGGTTAATTAGCAAATTGAAAGAGCATAATATCAGATTAACAAATATTGAAGAAATTTCGCCTTCAATTGAAGATATTTTTGTTCATCTAACGAAAAGATGA
- the thpR gene encoding RNA 2',3'-cyclic phosphodiesterase, with the protein FIAIDIGNEVRENLVSSLMEISHLSKKVKLVKAESIHLTIKFLGNSKTSLLPNIIQNIENAVCDMTQFQLEAKGLGAFPNLQKPRVIWAGLREKNSHILQQLYFKIEEAMFEVGFEKERREFKPHLTLARIKYPERNTKLEEYISKNVNTPFGEINVKKIDLMKSTLLPQGALYECISEIPLL; encoded by the coding sequence TGTTTATCGCAATCGACATTGGTAATGAAGTACGTGAAAATCTTGTATCTTCACTGATGGAGATTTCCCACCTCAGCAAAAAAGTAAAACTTGTAAAAGCTGAAAGTATCCATCTTACAATCAAATTTTTAGGAAATTCAAAAACTTCTCTATTACCCAATATTATACAAAATATTGAAAACGCTGTTTGTGATATGACACAATTTCAACTTGAAGCTAAAGGGCTTGGTGCTTTTCCAAATCTACAGAAACCACGAGTTATTTGGGCTGGCTTGAGAGAAAAAAATTCTCACATTCTTCAACAACTTTACTTTAAAATTGAAGAAGCGATGTTTGAAGTGGGCTTTGAAAAAGAAAGACGGGAATTTAAGCCCCATTTAACGCTTGCAAGGATAAAATATCCTGAAAGAAACACAAAATTAGAAGAATATATATCCAAAAATGTTAATACCCCCTTTGGAGAAATAAATGTAAAGAAGATTGACCTTATGAAAAGCACTCTACTTCCTCAAGGTGCGCTTTATGAATGCATCTCAGAAATCCCCCTGCTGTAA
- a CDS encoding HlyD family efflux transporter periplasmic adaptor subunit, producing the protein MNNSQIKIAFIFLLLSFHILSCIRESGQKRIIEATGTIESTEVEVRSKTFGTIEKIMFKEGKFVEKGDLLCLLDTEENEINLKKMEAKYRELLSKYELLKSGYREYDVKRQQAVVREIEEKLEDAERNFRRIDGLYKKGFASRQEYDSAETEVSVLKKQLEEAKSQYALLREGYRREDIESALAAVKEAEAEIELIKKKIRDASIRAPISGIITEKLAEKGEFLREGMPVALITDLDDTWLTIYISETDIGAVKQGQNVRVKIDTFPEREFKGKVSFISPQTEFTPKNIQTKSDRIKLVYEVRVMLENKERIFKPGMIADAYIDVNQ; encoded by the coding sequence ATGAATAACAGCCAAATTAAGATTGCATTTATTTTCTTACTTCTAAGTTTCCATATTTTGTCCTGCATTAGGGAGAGTGGCCAAAAAAGAATTATTGAAGCAACAGGGACAATCGAATCAACAGAAGTAGAGGTGCGCTCTAAAACATTTGGCACTATTGAAAAGATAATGTTCAAAGAGGGGAAATTTGTCGAGAAAGGTGACCTCCTTTGCCTTTTGGATACAGAAGAGAATGAAATCAACCTGAAGAAAATGGAGGCCAAATACAGAGAGCTTTTGAGCAAATATGAACTTTTAAAAAGCGGATATAGAGAATATGATGTAAAAAGACAACAGGCAGTTGTAAGAGAGATAGAAGAAAAACTTGAAGATGCAGAAAGAAATTTCAGAAGAATCGATGGCTTATATAAAAAAGGTTTTGCATCTCGACAGGAATATGACAGCGCAGAAACAGAGGTAAGCGTATTGAAGAAACAATTGGAAGAAGCAAAGTCCCAATATGCACTATTGAGAGAAGGATATAGGCGCGAAGATATAGAATCAGCATTAGCCGCTGTAAAGGAAGCAGAGGCAGAAATTGAGCTTATCAAAAAGAAAATAAGAGATGCATCTATTAGAGCCCCAATAAGCGGTATCATTACGGAAAAATTGGCTGAAAAGGGAGAATTTCTCAGAGAAGGTATGCCCGTTGCCTTGATTACCGATTTAGATGATACTTGGCTTACTATCTATATATCTGAAACAGATATAGGTGCTGTCAAGCAGGGACAAAATGTGCGAGTTAAGATTGATACATTTCCAGAAAGAGAATTTAAAGGGAAAGTTTCATTCATTTCACCGCAGACAGAATTTACGCCAAAAAATATCCAGACAAAAAGCGACCGCATCAAGCTTGTTTATGAAGTGAGAGTGATGCTTGAAAACAAAGAAAGAATATTTAAGCCGGGAATGATTGCAGATGCCTATATAGATGTCAATCAATAA